In Rubrivirga marina, the following are encoded in one genomic region:
- a CDS encoding GNAT family N-acetyltransferase → MSETLLREAVTEADWQAVRAVRQRVFVEEQACPPEEEWDVHDAPEARGVAVHHLLAEHDGAPVGCARWRPVGDAVKLERFAVVPEARGTGLGRALVARALADARAAGHRRFVLHAQTYIADLYASFGFEPEGDVFDEAGIEHVKMALEDR, encoded by the coding sequence GTGAGCGAGACCCTCCTCCGCGAGGCCGTCACCGAGGCGGACTGGCAGGCCGTCCGGGCCGTCCGTCAGCGCGTGTTCGTCGAGGAGCAGGCGTGCCCTCCTGAGGAGGAGTGGGACGTCCACGACGCGCCCGAGGCACGCGGGGTCGCGGTCCACCACCTCCTCGCCGAGCACGACGGGGCGCCCGTCGGCTGCGCCCGCTGGCGGCCTGTGGGCGACGCCGTCAAGCTGGAGCGGTTCGCCGTCGTGCCCGAGGCGCGCGGCACCGGCCTCGGCCGCGCCCTCGTCGCCCGCGCCCTCGCCGACGCCCGCGCCGCCGGCCACAGACGGTTCGTCCTCCACGCCCAGACCTACATCGCCGACCTCTACGCGTCGTTCGGGTTCGAGCCGGAGGGCGACGTGTTCGATGAGGCCGGCATCGAGCACGTGAAGATGGCGTTGGAGGATCGCTAG
- a CDS encoding SDR family NAD(P)-dependent oxidoreductase yields MTVDLGGRVALVTGASRGIGRAVAEHLGDAGATVGVHYGRSREAAEALALAIGNDSRVFGADLEASGAGQDLFDAALDAFGHVDVVVANAGTFEEAPLDAPFDDWLAAWDRTLAVNLRSVAELGRAAVRHARDRRQEGESGVTVRLVTVSSRAAFRGDDPEYLAYAASKGGVVALTKSLARAGGGLAAFGVAPGFTRTDMAAAFIEKNGEAAAARGIALDRLTEPDDVAPTVVFLASGLADHATGTTVDVNAASYVR; encoded by the coding sequence GTGACGGTCGACCTCGGAGGCCGCGTCGCGCTCGTGACGGGCGCCAGCCGAGGGATCGGCCGGGCCGTCGCGGAGCACCTCGGGGACGCCGGGGCGACCGTGGGCGTCCATTACGGCCGGAGCCGCGAGGCCGCCGAGGCGCTGGCCCTCGCCATCGGGAACGACAGCCGCGTCTTCGGGGCGGACCTCGAAGCGTCGGGGGCCGGGCAGGACCTGTTCGACGCGGCCCTCGACGCGTTCGGCCACGTCGACGTGGTGGTCGCGAACGCCGGCACGTTTGAGGAGGCGCCGCTCGACGCGCCGTTCGACGATTGGCTCGCAGCCTGGGACCGGACGCTCGCCGTCAACCTCCGCTCGGTCGCCGAGCTCGGGCGGGCCGCGGTGCGCCATGCCCGGGACCGCCGTCAGGAGGGCGAATCCGGTGTGACGGTCCGCCTCGTGACCGTCTCCAGCCGGGCCGCCTTCCGCGGCGACGATCCCGAGTACCTCGCCTACGCGGCGTCGAAGGGCGGCGTCGTGGCGCTCACGAAGTCGCTGGCGCGGGCCGGCGGCGGGCTCGCGGCGTTCGGCGTCGCCCCCGGGTTCACGCGGACCGACATGGCCGCCGCCTTCATCGAGAAGAACGGGGAGGCCGCCGCGGCGCGAGGAATCGCGCTCGACCGGCTGACGGAGCCCGACGACGTTGCCCCGACGGTCGTCTTCCTCGCCTCGGGTCTCGCCGACCACGCGACCGGCACGACGGTCGACGTCAACGCCGCCTCGTACGTCCGGTAA
- a CDS encoding DUF2480 family protein, whose protein sequence is MEIVNRVAESAIETLDLAALAPPEPAAFDLEPHLYRGLVLREREFRQSLKETDWSQYEGSDVAVFCSADALIPTWAYMLVAARLDGVAASVAAGTPAEVRQAGLMANLRDLDWSRYEGKPVVLKGCGNDLVPLDAFVQATRRLQGGASKIMYGEACSAVPVWRKPATASTGGATAKPAGVKPAGLPTGKKPVGPPR, encoded by the coding sequence ATGGAGATCGTCAACCGCGTCGCCGAGAGCGCCATCGAGACGCTCGACCTCGCCGCGCTCGCCCCGCCCGAGCCCGCGGCGTTCGACCTCGAGCCGCACCTCTACCGGGGGCTCGTCCTCCGCGAGCGCGAGTTCCGCCAGTCGCTGAAGGAGACCGACTGGTCGCAGTACGAGGGGAGTGACGTTGCCGTGTTCTGCTCGGCCGACGCGCTGATTCCGACGTGGGCTTACATGCTCGTCGCCGCCCGCCTCGACGGCGTCGCGGCGTCGGTCGCGGCCGGGACGCCCGCCGAGGTCCGCCAGGCCGGGCTGATGGCGAACCTCCGAGACCTCGACTGGTCGCGGTACGAGGGCAAGCCCGTCGTGCTGAAGGGCTGCGGCAACGACCTCGTCCCGCTCGACGCGTTCGTGCAGGCGACGCGCCGGCTCCAGGGGGGCGCGTCGAAGATCATGTACGGCGAGGCCTGCTCGGCCGTGCCCGTCTGGCGGAAGCCGGCGACGGCGTCCACCGGGGGGGCCACCGCGAAGCCCGCTGGCGTCAAGCCGGCCGGGTTGCCGACGGGAAAGAAGCCCGTCGGGCCGCCTCGGTAG
- a CDS encoding KamA family radical SAM protein — protein sequence MTTWPQHNASAAEWNDWRWQMRHRVSDVATLERYVRPTDAERAAIEATADVFRWTITPYYASLMDPVDPGCPVRQHVVPQAEETAPDIVGVVDPLDEVGHSPVKNLVHNYPDKVAFCVTSECAVYCRYCLRKRMVGDADFMMRKDELREGLAYLREHPEIRDVLLTGGDPLVFSDANIDWLLGELRSIPHVEVVRLGSRLPVVNPMRITLELCEILKAHHPVWLNTHFNHPKELTPEARGACERLAEAGVPVGNQTVLLRGINDDAETMMALCNGLVSMRVRPYYVYQAQLIGGTAHLRTPIEAGMAIMREMRGHTSGFAVPTYVLDTPDGKVPLTRDYVLGRAGDHVVMETTRGTLWAEPNPLPEGYAPPIRLPEIDMPQGAKTVPTGAPRFVYAEGEAA from the coding sequence GTGACCACCTGGCCTCAGCACAACGCCTCCGCCGCGGAGTGGAACGACTGGCGGTGGCAGATGCGCCACCGCGTGAGCGACGTCGCTACGCTGGAGCGGTACGTCCGCCCGACGGACGCCGAGCGCGCGGCCATCGAGGCCACCGCCGACGTGTTCCGGTGGACCATCACGCCGTACTACGCGAGCCTGATGGACCCCGTCGACCCCGGCTGCCCGGTCCGCCAGCACGTCGTGCCGCAGGCCGAGGAGACGGCGCCCGACATCGTCGGCGTCGTCGACCCGCTCGACGAGGTCGGCCACAGCCCGGTCAAGAACCTCGTCCACAACTACCCGGACAAGGTCGCCTTCTGCGTGACCTCCGAGTGCGCCGTCTACTGCCGCTACTGCCTTCGCAAGCGGATGGTCGGCGACGCCGACTTCATGATGCGGAAGGACGAGCTCCGCGAGGGGCTGGCGTATCTGCGGGAGCACCCCGAGATCCGCGACGTCCTCCTCACCGGCGGCGACCCGCTCGTCTTTTCCGACGCCAACATCGACTGGCTCCTCGGCGAGCTCCGGTCGATCCCGCACGTCGAGGTCGTCCGCCTCGGCAGCCGGCTGCCCGTCGTCAACCCGATGCGGATCACGCTCGAGCTGTGCGAGATCCTCAAGGCGCACCACCCGGTCTGGCTGAACACCCACTTCAACCACCCGAAGGAGCTTACGCCCGAGGCGCGAGGGGCCTGCGAACGGCTCGCCGAGGCGGGCGTGCCCGTCGGCAACCAGACCGTTCTGCTGCGGGGCATTAACGACGACGCGGAGACCATGATGGCGCTCTGCAACGGGCTCGTCTCGATGCGCGTCCGGCCGTACTACGTCTACCAGGCGCAGCTCATCGGCGGGACGGCCCACCTCCGGACGCCCATCGAGGCGGGCATGGCCATCATGCGGGAGATGCGCGGACACACCTCCGGCTTCGCCGTACCGACCTACGTCCTCGACACGCCCGACGGGAAGGTCCCGCTCACGCGCGACTACGTCCTCGGCCGGGCCGGCGACCACGTCGTGATGGAGACGACGCGCGGGACGCTCTGGGCCGAGCCGAACCCGCTGCCGGAGGGCTACGCCCCGCCGATCCGGCTCCCCGAGATCGACATGCCACAGGGGGCGAAGACCGTCCCGACCGGCGCGCCCCGGTTCGTCTACGCCGAGGGCGAGGCGGCGTGA
- the atpE gene encoding ATP synthase F0 subunit C, whose amino-acid sequence MEPIGLGYLAAGLGAGLAVIGAGLGIGRLAAAALEGSARQPEAAGDIRTTMIIAAALIEGATFFGLIVCILMAIA is encoded by the coding sequence ATGGAACCCATCGGTCTCGGTTACCTCGCCGCCGGCCTCGGCGCCGGCCTCGCCGTCATCGGCGCCGGCCTCGGCATCGGCCGCCTCGCCGCCGCCGCCCTCGAAGGCTCGGCCCGCCAGCCGGAGGCCGCCGGTGACATCCGGACGACGATGATCATCGCCGCCGCCCTCATCGAGGGCGCGACGTTCTTCGGCCTGATCGTCTGCATCCTGATGGCGATCGCCTAG
- a CDS encoding cysteine desulfurase family protein — translation MATPIYLDYNATTPVDPQVLDAMLPFFGEHFGNASSEHAFGWAADEAVKQARERTARLIGATPRTMFFTSGATEAISLAIRGAGDVYGGRRHRIVTVQTEHRAVLATCEAMEREGFETTYLPVDENGLVDLDDLEAALDDETFLVSVMWANNETGVIQPIPEIAERAHAAGAVMMSDATQAVGKVPISVNHDSVDLLSMSGHKLYGPKGVGALYVRQRGPRVKLRPQVTGGGQEGGLRGGTLNVPGIVGLGMAAHLARREREADAERLAALRDRFETAVCEAVPGTVVNAADAPRLPNTTSLRFEGARAAQLLPVMHGVAASNGSACHAHTDEPSHVLRAMGLTEAQARASVRFSLGRPTTEAEVDAAVERVAEAVHTVRRRAAA, via the coding sequence ATGGCCACGCCCATCTACCTCGATTACAACGCGACGACGCCCGTCGACCCCCAGGTGCTCGACGCGATGCTCCCGTTCTTCGGCGAGCACTTCGGAAACGCTTCCAGCGAGCACGCCTTCGGCTGGGCTGCCGACGAGGCCGTCAAGCAGGCCCGCGAGCGGACGGCCCGCCTCATCGGCGCCACGCCGCGGACGATGTTCTTCACGAGCGGCGCGACCGAGGCCATCTCGCTCGCCATCCGGGGGGCCGGCGACGTCTACGGAGGCCGGCGGCACCGGATCGTGACCGTCCAGACCGAACACCGCGCCGTCCTCGCCACGTGCGAGGCCATGGAGCGGGAGGGGTTCGAGACGACCTACCTTCCGGTGGATGAGAACGGCCTCGTCGACCTCGACGACCTCGAGGCCGCGCTCGACGACGAGACGTTCCTCGTGAGCGTGATGTGGGCCAACAACGAGACCGGCGTGATCCAGCCGATCCCGGAGATCGCCGAGCGCGCCCACGCCGCCGGCGCCGTCATGATGAGCGACGCCACGCAGGCCGTCGGCAAGGTCCCGATCTCGGTCAACCACGACAGTGTGGACCTCCTCTCGATGTCCGGCCACAAGCTGTACGGACCGAAGGGCGTCGGCGCGCTCTACGTCCGCCAGCGCGGGCCGCGCGTGAAGCTCCGCCCACAGGTGACCGGCGGCGGTCAGGAGGGCGGGCTCCGCGGCGGCACGCTCAACGTGCCAGGCATCGTCGGCCTCGGGATGGCCGCCCACCTCGCGCGCCGTGAGCGGGAGGCCGACGCCGAGCGGCTGGCCGCGCTCCGCGACCGGTTCGAGACCGCCGTCTGCGAGGCCGTGCCCGGGACGGTCGTCAACGCCGCCGACGCCCCACGCTTGCCGAACACGACGAGCCTCCGGTTCGAAGGCGCCCGCGCCGCGCAGCTCCTCCCGGTCATGCACGGGGTCGCCGCGTCGAACGGCTCCGCCTGCCACGCCCACACCGACGAGCCGAGCCACGTCCTCCGCGCGATGGGGCTGACCGAGGCGCAGGCCCGCGCCTCCGTCCGCTTCAGCCTGGGCCGCCCGACCACCGAGGCGGAGGTGGACGCGGCCGTCGAGCGCGTCGCCGAGGCCGTCCACACCGTCCGCCGCCGCGCCGCGGCGTGA
- a CDS encoding lipocalin family protein translates to MRTLVLAAAVLAVPAVAQSDPEPAPPPTTPPATVAEAEDVDAALVGEWTLEEVVEAGRLGEMDVAVEEMTCMFRAEGTARVEMEMVQDLDPLSHERTFSFDTEEGKIMVEGDDPVGYRFLSDGRLEMTTTDGLVVRLVRARS, encoded by the coding sequence ATGCGCACGCTCGTCCTCGCCGCCGCCGTCCTGGCCGTCCCCGCCGTCGCCCAGTCCGATCCCGAGCCGGCCCCGCCGCCGACCACGCCCCCCGCCACCGTCGCCGAGGCGGAGGACGTCGACGCCGCGCTCGTCGGCGAGTGGACGCTCGAAGAGGTCGTCGAGGCCGGCCGCCTCGGGGAGATGGACGTCGCGGTCGAGGAGATGACCTGCATGTTCCGGGCCGAGGGCACCGCGCGCGTCGAGATGGAGATGGTCCAGGACCTCGACCCGCTCTCGCACGAGCGGACGTTCTCGTTCGACACCGAAGAAGGAAAGATCATGGTGGAGGGCGACGACCCCGTGGGCTACCGATTCCTCTCGGACGGCCGCTTGGAGATGACGACGACCGACGGGCTCGTCGTTCGCTTGGTGCGCGCCCGCTCGTGA
- a CDS encoding D-alanine--D-alanine ligase family protein, producing the protein MAESRNGPLRVGLCYDRFGDAPRPPGAPPDWDAEYEPEETVAALEAALRRLGHEPVRLGNAAAVLARMPDLGVDAAVNIAESYGSRNREAHVPVLLELAGVPCVGSDALSLSVSLDKHLTKTVVAAAGVGVPPGGVVPLGADAGALVEAAGLAFPLMAKPRYEGTAKGITPSSRCETSDGLVAEVARQHALYGQDVVVEAFVDGAEWTVGVVGTGDGARALPALQRAVEPRSGIGVHALPGDPDYVIGGALTPELEERLGDAALAAHRALECRDFSRSDFRVAADGVPVFIEINPLPTFAPDGTFAILAELDGQPYDAFLADVLGAALDRALADSARLGAEAGGGGPPANDR; encoded by the coding sequence GTGGCTGAGTCCCGAAACGGACCGCTCCGCGTCGGCCTCTGCTACGACCGGTTCGGCGACGCGCCCCGCCCGCCCGGCGCCCCGCCCGACTGGGACGCCGAGTACGAGCCGGAGGAGACCGTCGCCGCGCTCGAGGCCGCGCTCCGGCGGCTCGGTCACGAGCCCGTCCGCCTCGGCAACGCCGCGGCCGTCCTCGCCCGGATGCCCGACCTCGGGGTCGATGCCGCCGTCAACATCGCCGAGAGCTACGGGAGCCGGAATCGGGAGGCCCACGTGCCGGTGCTGCTGGAGCTGGCCGGCGTGCCGTGCGTGGGAAGCGACGCTCTTTCGTTGTCGGTGTCGCTCGACAAGCACCTCACGAAGACCGTCGTCGCGGCGGCCGGCGTGGGGGTCCCGCCCGGCGGCGTCGTCCCGCTTGGTGCGGACGCCGGCGCGCTCGTCGAAGCGGCCGGCCTCGCGTTCCCACTTATGGCCAAGCCGCGCTACGAGGGCACGGCCAAGGGCATCACGCCGTCGAGCCGGTGCGAGACCTCGGACGGCCTCGTCGCCGAGGTCGCTCGACAGCACGCGCTTTACGGGCAGGACGTCGTGGTCGAGGCGTTCGTCGACGGCGCCGAGTGGACGGTCGGCGTGGTCGGCACGGGCGACGGGGCGCGGGCGCTGCCGGCGCTCCAGCGGGCCGTCGAGCCCCGCTCCGGCATCGGCGTCCACGCCCTCCCCGGCGATCCGGACTACGTGATTGGAGGGGCGCTCACGCCGGAGTTGGAGGAGCGACTGGGGGACGCCGCGCTCGCCGCCCACCGCGCGCTCGAGTGCCGGGACTTTTCGAGGTCGGACTTCCGCGTCGCCGCCGACGGTGTGCCCGTGTTCATCGAGATCAACCCGCTCCCGACGTTCGCGCCCGACGGGACGTTCGCTATCCTCGCCGAGCTCGACGGCCAGCCCTACGACGCCTTCCTCGCCGACGTGCTGGGCGCCGCGCTCGATCGGGCGCTTGCCGACTCCGCCCGCCTCGGCGCCGAGGCAGGGGGGGGCGGCCCACCCGCAAACGATCGGTGA
- the atpF gene encoding F0F1 ATP synthase subunit B, which translates to MALVLAASLLSANFGLAIWLGIAFLLLMFLLGKFAWGPITSALDEREQTIEASITRAEAALAEAKQLQSDNEAARREAEGQAQRILADARDEAARQREAAKADLAAELTEQRERASADIERQKQQALGELRAEVAALAVGAAEKILRKEIDAEQQRGLVDQFIADLPQN; encoded by the coding sequence ATGGCCCTCGTCCTCGCTGCCAGCCTGCTCTCGGCCAACTTCGGCCTCGCCATCTGGCTCGGCATCGCGTTCCTGCTCCTGATGTTCCTCCTGGGCAAGTTCGCCTGGGGCCCGATCACGTCCGCGCTCGACGAGCGCGAGCAGACGATCGAGGCGTCGATCACGCGGGCCGAGGCCGCGCTCGCCGAGGCGAAGCAGCTCCAGTCCGACAACGAGGCCGCCCGCCGCGAGGCGGAGGGCCAGGCCCAGCGGATCCTCGCGGACGCCCGCGACGAGGCCGCCCGCCAGCGCGAGGCGGCCAAGGCCGACCTCGCCGCCGAGCTCACCGAGCAGCGCGAGCGGGCCTCGGCCGACATCGAGCGCCAGAAGCAGCAGGCGCTCGGCGAGCTCCGCGCCGAGGTGGCCGCCCTGGCCGTCGGCGCCGCCGAGAAGATCCTCCGCAAGGAGATCGACGCCGAGCAGCAGCGCGGCCTCGTCGACCAGTTCATCGCCGACCTGCCGCAGAACTGA
- the atpG gene encoding ATP synthase F1 subunit gamma encodes MASLRDIRDRIGSVQNTQQITRAMKMVAAAKLRKAQERIFAARPYAFKIREMIGHLRARLDVATHPLFEEREEIRGALLIVVTSDRGLAGAFNANLLKVAEATIAERFQAQRDAGTLKVLAIGRKAHEYFGKRGFELVGNYQGVFNDLRFPLAGEVVDRAVEGFLAEEWDVVEVVYNEFKNTITQNRVAEQLLPIPAETFFTPLMEESDQIDTEADEAGDVEYLFEPSPEVLLERLIPEYLQYQLWRALLESNASEQGARMVAMDNATTNAGELLKDLKLTYNRVRQAAITTEIIEISSGAEALNAG; translated from the coding sequence ATGGCTAGCCTTCGAGACATTCGCGACCGGATCGGCTCGGTCCAGAACACGCAGCAGATCACGCGCGCCATGAAGATGGTGGCGGCGGCGAAGCTGCGGAAGGCGCAGGAGCGGATCTTCGCGGCGCGGCCCTACGCGTTCAAGATCCGCGAGATGATCGGGCACCTCCGCGCCCGCCTCGACGTGGCGACGCACCCGCTGTTCGAGGAGCGGGAGGAGATCCGCGGCGCGCTCCTCATCGTGGTCACGTCCGACCGCGGGCTGGCCGGCGCGTTCAACGCGAACCTCCTCAAGGTGGCCGAGGCCACGATCGCCGAGCGGTTCCAGGCCCAGCGCGACGCCGGGACGCTAAAGGTCCTGGCCATCGGACGGAAGGCGCACGAGTACTTCGGCAAGCGCGGGTTCGAGCTCGTGGGCAACTACCAGGGCGTGTTCAACGACCTCCGCTTCCCGCTCGCGGGCGAGGTCGTGGACCGCGCCGTCGAGGGCTTCCTTGCCGAGGAGTGGGACGTCGTGGAGGTCGTCTACAACGAGTTCAAGAACACGATCACGCAGAACCGCGTGGCCGAGCAGCTCCTCCCGATCCCGGCCGAGACGTTCTTCACGCCGCTCATGGAGGAGTCGGACCAGATCGACACCGAGGCCGACGAGGCCGGCGACGTGGAGTACCTCTTCGAGCCCTCCCCGGAGGTCCTGCTGGAGCGGCTCATCCCGGAGTACCTCCAGTACCAGCTCTGGCGCGCGCTCCTCGAATCGAACGCGTCCGAGCAGGGCGCCCGGATGGTGGCCATGGACAACGCCACGACGAACGCCGGCGAGCTCCTCAAGGACCTCAAGCTGACCTACAACCGCGTCCGCCAGGCGGCGATCACGACGGAGATCATCGAGATCTCGTCGGGCGCCGAGGCGCTCAACGCGGGCTAG
- the atpA gene encoding F0F1 ATP synthase subunit alpha, with the protein MATAIRPDEVTDVLRQELGNFSSETDTYEVGTVLQVGDGIARLYGLSKVQAGELIEFPSSGVTGMVLNLEEDNVGAVLFADANEVKEGDEARRTGRIASIRVGEGMLGRVVDPLGNPLDGKGPISGETYEMPIERKAPGVIYREPVTEPLQTGIKAIDSMVPIGRGQRELVIGDRQTGKTAVLIDTILSQKTTHEAGDKPVYCIYVAIGQKASTVATLQAALERYGAMEYTVIVNAPASAPAPLQFIAPFAGACIGEYFRDTGRHALCIYDDLSKQAVAYREVSLLLRRPPGREAYPGDVFYLHSRLLERAAKITADVSIAKDMNDLPESLQGMVQGGGSLTALPVIETQAGDVSAYIPTNVISITDGQIFLESNLFNSGVRPAINVGISVSRVGGNAQIKAMKSVSGTLRLDLAQYRNLEAFAKFGSDLDPATQRQLNRGARLVEVLKQGQYEPVPVAEQVAVIYVAGKGLIDEVPVAQVRAWEKDYREALRLKHADALTSVVDTGKLSDEAASAFEQEATDIAAKYAG; encoded by the coding sequence ATGGCTACTGCGATTCGCCCCGACGAAGTGACCGACGTGCTCCGCCAGGAGCTCGGCAACTTCTCCTCCGAGACCGACACGTACGAGGTCGGCACCGTGCTCCAGGTGGGCGACGGCATCGCCCGGCTCTACGGCCTCTCGAAGGTCCAGGCCGGCGAGCTCATCGAGTTCCCGTCGTCCGGCGTAACCGGGATGGTCCTCAACCTCGAGGAGGACAACGTCGGCGCCGTGCTCTTCGCCGACGCCAACGAGGTCAAGGAGGGCGACGAGGCCCGCCGGACCGGCCGGATCGCCTCGATCCGCGTCGGCGAGGGGATGCTCGGGCGCGTCGTGGACCCGCTGGGCAACCCGCTCGACGGGAAGGGCCCGATCTCTGGTGAGACCTACGAGATGCCGATCGAGCGGAAGGCGCCGGGCGTCATCTACCGCGAGCCCGTCACGGAGCCGCTCCAGACGGGCATCAAGGCCATCGACTCGATGGTCCCGATCGGGCGCGGCCAGCGCGAGCTCGTCATCGGCGACCGCCAGACGGGCAAGACGGCCGTCCTCATCGACACGATCCTGTCGCAGAAGACGACGCACGAGGCGGGCGACAAGCCGGTCTACTGCATCTACGTCGCCATCGGCCAGAAGGCCTCGACGGTGGCCACGCTCCAGGCCGCGCTCGAGCGCTACGGCGCCATGGAGTACACGGTGATCGTGAACGCGCCGGCCTCGGCGCCGGCGCCGCTCCAGTTTATCGCCCCGTTCGCGGGCGCCTGCATCGGCGAGTACTTCCGCGACACGGGCCGCCACGCCCTCTGCATCTACGACGACCTCTCGAAGCAGGCCGTCGCCTACCGCGAGGTCTCGCTCCTCCTCCGCCGCCCGCCGGGCCGCGAGGCGTACCCGGGCGACGTGTTCTACCTCCACTCGCGGCTCCTCGAGCGCGCGGCCAAGATCACGGCCGACGTCTCGATCGCGAAGGACATGAACGACCTCCCGGAGTCGCTCCAGGGCATGGTCCAGGGCGGCGGCTCGCTCACGGCGCTCCCGGTCATCGAGACGCAGGCGGGCGACGTCTCGGCCTACATCCCGACCAACGTGATCTCGATCACGGACGGCCAGATCTTCCTCGAGTCGAACCTCTTCAACTCGGGCGTCCGGCCGGCCATCAACGTCGGCATCTCGGTGTCTCGCGTCGGCGGCAACGCCCAGATCAAGGCGATGAAGTCGGTCTCCGGCACGCTCCGACTCGACCTCGCCCAGTACCGCAACCTCGAGGCGTTCGCCAAGTTCGGCTCCGACCTCGACCCGGCCACGCAGCGCCAACTCAACCGGGGCGCCCGCCTCGTGGAGGTCCTGAAGCAGGGCCAGTACGAGCCGGTCCCGGTCGCCGAGCAGGTCGCCGTGATCTACGTCGCCGGCAAGGGCCTCATCGACGAGGTCCCGGTCGCGCAGGTCCGCGCCTGGGAGAAGGACTACCGCGAGGCGCTCCGCCTCAAGCACGCCGACGCGCTCACGTCGGTCGTCGACACGGGCAAGCTGTCCGACGAGGCGGCCTCGGCCTTCGAGCAGGAGGCCACCGACATCGCCGCCAAGTACGCCGGCTGA
- the atpH gene encoding ATP synthase F1 subunit delta — protein sequence MDPVARRYAQALTEEAQSAGQLDAADADVALVAETLDGSRELRLALTSPVVPSPKKRAVLDRLFEGRVSDLTTRFLHLLVEKQRDGQIPDILEAYRLLRDERTGTVEATVRTARPLSAEEAERLKTALQGRSGKTVRMDLRVDPSLIGGLVVRLGDVVYDRSVRHQLDTLRGQLAQRAAVSLN from the coding sequence ATGGACCCCGTCGCCCGACGCTACGCCCAGGCCCTCACCGAAGAGGCCCAGTCCGCCGGCCAGCTCGACGCCGCCGACGCCGACGTGGCGCTGGTGGCGGAGACGCTCGACGGCTCGCGCGAGCTCCGGCTGGCGCTGACGAGCCCCGTCGTGCCGTCCCCGAAGAAGCGGGCCGTCCTCGACCGGCTCTTCGAGGGGCGCGTCTCGGACCTGACGACCCGCTTCCTGCACCTCCTCGTGGAGAAGCAGCGCGACGGCCAGATCCCGGACATCCTCGAGGCCTACCGCCTCCTCCGCGACGAGCGGACGGGGACGGTCGAGGCCACCGTCCGCACGGCCCGGCCGCTCTCCGCCGAGGAGGCCGAGCGGCTCAAGACGGCCCTCCAAGGCCGCTCTGGCAAGACCGTCCGGATGGACCTCCGCGTCGACCCGTCGCTCATCGGCGGGCTTGTCGTCCGCCTCGGCGACGTCGTGTACGACCGGAGCGTCCGCCACCAGCTCGACACCCTCCGCGGCCAGCTCGCCCAGCGCGCCGCCGTCAGCCTGAACTAA